One Candidatus Nitrososphaera evergladensis SR1 genomic window carries:
- a CDS encoding glycosyltransferase family 2 protein, whose translation MIEEEPDLQRQQPSTQSSAAPAAAMSGQQIGKSGRIHVSKKAWAVRSVTILAVLGIIAYTVYLSLQMNDWFIFASVIFPLHSLTALVVGWIFFKSPATGKVGDDLVTVIIPVYNQNGMIESVVEAVFQSTYKNLEVVAVNDGSKDGTQEILNRLAAKYPTLKVVHKKNEGKRKAIASAFYNSKGNFLVFIDSDSIVDRNAIMELIKAFKGDPRVGAVVGHAKVWNADKNALTRCQDVWYDNSFNVRKSAESYFGSVMCCSGCLSGYRREAIANYLPYWTRAKTPIADDREMTSFVISPPKAKEMMAPATKNMMKWMARYDDAEDRSLTGQALLDWKAVYVPTALVYTEVPERMKMFVKQQKRWKRGTMRVNFFVSAFFWRRNPVMAFLIFYLEFMHTFISPLLITTAFVYEPLVLGNYWVPLLLFASMMLMGLAQGADYKFRDPSSKHWYYKPFENMLAAFVLSWLVFPAIWSLRKNDWGTR comes from the coding sequence AATCCTTGCGGTGCTCGGGATAATCGCTTACACGGTTTACCTGAGTTTGCAGATGAATGACTGGTTCATCTTTGCAAGCGTGATATTTCCGCTTCACTCGCTCACCGCGCTCGTCGTGGGGTGGATATTTTTCAAGTCGCCAGCCACGGGCAAGGTCGGGGACGACTTGGTGACGGTGATAATACCTGTCTACAACCAGAACGGGATGATAGAGTCAGTGGTGGAAGCCGTGTTCCAGTCGACATACAAGAACCTTGAAGTGGTAGCCGTGAACGATGGCAGCAAGGACGGCACGCAGGAGATCCTCAACAGGCTTGCGGCAAAGTACCCCACCCTAAAGGTGGTCCACAAGAAAAACGAGGGCAAGCGAAAGGCAATCGCTTCTGCGTTTTACAATTCCAAGGGGAACTTTTTGGTATTCATAGACTCTGACAGCATAGTGGACAGAAACGCCATCATGGAGCTGATAAAGGCGTTCAAGGGCGACCCAAGAGTGGGGGCGGTAGTAGGGCACGCCAAGGTGTGGAACGCAGACAAAAACGCGCTTACAAGGTGCCAGGACGTGTGGTACGACAATTCGTTCAACGTCCGCAAGTCCGCCGAAAGCTACTTTGGAAGCGTCATGTGCTGCTCCGGCTGCCTTTCTGGCTACAGGCGCGAGGCCATTGCCAACTATTTGCCGTACTGGACCCGGGCCAAGACACCAATAGCCGACGACAGAGAGATGACATCGTTTGTAATCTCGCCGCCAAAGGCAAAGGAGATGATGGCTCCTGCCACGAAAAACATGATGAAGTGGATGGCACGCTACGACGATGCCGAAGACCGCAGCCTTACGGGCCAGGCACTGCTAGACTGGAAGGCCGTGTACGTCCCTACCGCCCTTGTGTACACCGAAGTGCCGGAAAGAATGAAGATGTTTGTGAAGCAGCAAAAGCGGTGGAAGAGGGGCACCATGAGGGTGAACTTTTTTGTCAGCGCCTTTTTCTGGCGCAGAAATCCCGTCATGGCGTTTCTCATCTTTTACCTAGAATTCATGCATACGTTCATCAGCCCGCTTTTGATAACTACTGCATTCGTCTACGAGCCATTGGTGCTTGGCAACTACTGGGTGCCGCTTTTGCTGTTTGCCAGCATGATGTTGATGGGGCTTGCGCAGGGGGCCGACTACAAGTTCCGCGACCCAAGCTCCAAGCACTGGTACTACAAGCCGTTTGAGAACATGCTTGCAGCGTTTGTTCTGAGCTGGCTCGTCTTCCCGGCTATCTGGAGCCTGCGCAAAAACGACTGGGGGACGCGCTGA